The DNA sequence TCAATGTCTCTGTAAAACTAAAACCCATTTCATTTAATCTCCTCTTTATGAGATAAGTTCACTTTGCCATCCTGATAACTAGCAGTGGTCCACTATGAATGCTACTACTGTCACACTGCtatttctgatcatttttgGAGTAACTGCAACACTTTGTGCAGGTAAGGTAAACTTCCTGTatcaaaatgacattaaatcaAAAGTTGTCAtgattttatcttttttctttcaaaataaaaaagtcaaACAAGAAGCAAAATGTTGTACTTTTTGTAGACTGTAGTTCATGTCCCTGTGACCTCAGTGTTTAACCATAGTTATTCATTAAACTATTTGGTACCATTTTTTTGGGCCCTGCAGGGAGTGTAGGAGGTCCAGCAGAGCGCTGTTTGTGTGCAGGAACTCTTGTGCCCACTGTCAAGCAAAGGAATATTGGCAAGATGGAAACATTCCTCCCCAGTCCTTCCTGTTCAAAGACTGAGCTCGTGTGAGTACATATCAGTGGCTTTCAAACCATGAGACACTACTACGACAGTGAATACCAAAAAGCAGTAGGTTTcacaatgtaattaaattatCATTATAATGGGTATTTAATATTCAATTCAGTTACTATCTTTATGGACTTCTCCTTAAGTGCCAATCTGTACattaatatgtgtatatatgctttTACACcgatatgtttatgtatttatatatacatccACTGTCTCTTATTATGTAACTTGAGCTTGAAAGgtggtatataaataaaactcatcataatcatcatcatcaccatcatcattatcattatatgATGATCATTTGACATCATACCTTTTGTGATTTATCCttattggttttattttatgcagTATCACACTCAAGAGAGGAAAAAGGGTCTGCCTGGACCCGGATGGAAAGCAAGGACAGACGATCCTGCAGCGTAGAATGTGAGTAGCCTGCATGTGCTCTAAAGCATACGGGCTCAGGCTCAGTGCACCAGCTCAGGCTAATTTAGTTACTCCCAACTCTCTAAATACAGAGAGCCCAACAAAATCACTGTTATGGGATCACCCTCCTTCTGTGCCTTCAGTGAAAAGAAGCCAAAGCCAGGACCCAAGAAACGAAGAGGcaagaaacagaagaagcaCCCCTAAAGCTGCGATGCCTGCTTTCACTCCCCATTATCTACTACAGCTAATTACAAACAGAGATGATTAAAATGGGACTAATGTGGATTTGTGGTTATTTCTGTTCCACATGTGATTATCAACATAATTTTGGGTGTGAATTTCAGAACCCTGTTTCAAATCACCTATTGCTTCCAGGTTATTTCCAGCCAAATTATGGCTTTTAGCATCTATATAATGAATGaatcatatatattttaaggTTTATATAGTTTTGGGATTTGATTACTGCactcaaatttcattttaattctgtTGATGTGGTAAGATGACAGTTCTTTTGTTgtggaaaaatgaaacaaaaaataaataagatcttGGTATAACCTTTTGCAGCCagcataaataaaatgtctacCTCTTGTTTTGTAGATGATCTGTTTGTGTCTCCaattttctgtaaaatatacatttggAAAATGCTAATATATGCTGTTTTGACCGCCAAGACCTAATTGCCTGCATTTGCTTGTAAGATATTCAATATAAATGAacatatttgtattgtattatgtCCACCAAATTGAGTgataatatataaacagaatgCATATACATAGTCACAGCATATCTTAAGAGGTAGTTTAAATAATCACTAATTAATGAACAAACTCACGAATCAACCATTTATACAATAAGATGGATCtgtttgcaattttttttttctggtggaAAATACCTTTTATGTTGTTTTCACATGCTGAGCACAAGAAAAGCATCATAATGGTATTATATTTCATATGATCTCTGGAAACCTATAATATGCAAGCGAtgcattttcttcttcattGGCATCCAATGAGCATCACTGGAAGGGGATCGACGATACATTTTGAGGAACAGAATCACATGTCAACTTTCACTATAACTAACTCATCACACCTGTTGCCAAAATAGCACTCAAAACCTCAATGTATGCTTGACCCATTTTGCAAATATGTTTCTCTAATGAAGCTGATGTATTGGTAATCTGTGACATTTGGAAGTCAGGAATGAGGCGTGAGTGGAGAACTCAATGAGTCTTTgttcacagagaaaaagaaggaaaaaagcaaaGTCACTTCCTGGTGCATACAGTACAGGCTTGGCAAAGTCTGAGATCCCCTGTTTGTTTACCCCTCTCCAAACATCTTCAAATAAACTGAAACTACAACTCACAAAAATTCAGATTGTGTTGTTCCCCTCAGTACACATGTGTCTGCAAAACAGACATTTGCATGACTTCCAGTGTGAGGATGGAAAAACCCTTAAATGCACAAAGTCTCTTTTCTGGTGCACATATCACACAGCTGTGAAAAATGACCTCCaacaacaatgttttttttcccacaaaaaTGTATCAGAAGTTTCTCCTCACATGAGGTGTTATAAGTACATTATGCATTTTAACTGCAGCTTATCAAATATGGTTGCATATTCAGAGCAGATATTGTAAGGTATACGAAATAGAATCATGGCAGACATCATAATCAAATCAAACTTTCTTTTCAAAATATCTTCTACTTCTCAAAAATATGACAGAATAGAAGGGATGTCTGCAATACCACATAATCCTTAGGTCAGCAAAAAAAATAGATATCATAGATATGATAGATATAATCATTCCTTGTTAGCTATACAGTTCAAATTATGACACTTGCAAAGAGGATCAGTCTTGGTAAGAAAGCCTCAGAAGCCAGTCTACACCAGGCTCTACCACAACCCAAACAACGTGATGTAATGCGACCCTGTCGCGCCACTGACTATAAGCGAAAGTATTTCCGAGAAATTTACAAGTAATAATGAGTGGAAGTAGTACTGTAAAGAAATATTCCACCACTTAGAGATCGGAACTTCCATATCCAAATATAGACTATTTAATCAAAGAGATATCATTTCTATTGCATCcttaataaacagaataaactgTACAGATAAAGTGTAAAGAGTTTGTGAAGTGCACAGTGGTCTACTCACAACATGATTATGTAGGGCACTAAGTAATCATGTAGTCTTGTTTACCAAGCCTCTGCTTACATCTATGGATGTTCAGACAAAGGTTTATATTCCACTCTAATTTAAGTACATATTAATAACAAAGTAGTGTTATTTTTCAAGTAGCAAGTGCTGTCAATTACAAAGCTAGTGAATTCAGCTAAAACCAAAttgataaacaacaaaacagctaTGATATCTCTAAAATGACATAGTGAGGTGACGTGGGCTTGGACACAGCAGTGGACACAACGGTATTCTGTGTACACATACAacaaactacaaaacaaaaatagaaatcaAGGCTGCATACAAATTTATAATAACCCAAAGGCATTGCATGATAGATAGCGCACATCCATAAATGAGTCAGTCAGTGAGAATCACATGGGAGGTGAATGGGCTGCTAACATCATAACGTCACCATGACAGTCTTTCACTATTCTCTGCAAGAATAAGCAGTGACTGAGTACATTAAGATACATATATACTTTATTTAAAGATAAGAGCgaattcattttttgtttcatattaagcaagcatacacacagactgtatGTAAGTCGCTGTGTAATACAGTGCGCATATCATTCCACCTTGTGGCCATACGCAGAAGGGAAAGAACAGAATTgactttgtttgcttgtttcagGAAAACTATGGAATTCCGCTACGTTCTGGGTGAAATACTGAACAGACACAATCAGTTCTCTTATTTCTGAAATTCTTCTGTTGCACAGGAAGCAAGTACTACACTGATCTTTTATTGatctttttaatttaatttacatcTGCATGTACTATACTGTTTAAATGATTCAAAGACTACATAACAGCCATTTTAAATTTAGCgtcattttttttgtatgcaaCATGTAAATGTGGCAGTATTTTTTCAACCATACCCTGGTATTCCACACATTTGACATGAACCGTAATAAAAACGTAAACATCGTTCACGAAACCCTTCCACGACAACCGAAACTATGAAAACTGCTGAACGTAAAGCTgagtgtttcaaagaaagaagACAGTGTCACGTCGTGAACGCGGTGAGCTGAGAGGCGAAAGCAGACGGGAAATCACCGTCTGCGAGGCGACTATAAAATTCGCGCGAGCGGCCTCGTTCATTCACCTTTCGAGCGCGCTCCAGAACAACTCCACCGGCTTTTGCAACGGAGTCTTCAGGAGCTCGAGCAAAATGAAGTTTGCAGCAGCGTTGGTGGCTCTTGCCTGTTTGGTTATTGTACACGTACAAGGTACGTACAATTCTGTTCATTTTGGTTGTGGCTCTTTTACGTTTTGCAGATCAATGAATAGAATACAACAAATGAATAGTAATACAGCAAATTGTATGATTCTCTTCTGTTTGCAGGACATGCCATCGATAATGTAACGAGGTGCTTGTGTCGAGGTCCTGGGTTAAAAATGGTTCGACAACAAAATATCGTCAAGCTTGAAGTTTATTCTGCCAGCCCATACTGTGAAAACGTGGAAATCATGTAAGTTCAGTAACTGCATAACTATTCAGTCCAATATCCAGAACTTTGGTAGTGCAACATAATTCACTTCCAGTCTAACTTGTCTCATGTTTCTTTATCAGTGTCACTTTGAAAAACGTTAGAGGGCAAAAATGCTTAAATCCAGAATCCAGATTTGCTCAGAATTACATCCAAAGGGCCATTCAAAGGAGGTAAGAATATTTGAATCCATACCGATTATAATGTATCATTCTGTGCAATCATTCCATTGAAGCATACAAGACCAAAGTATATATTCTCATATATCATGAAATGgagacaaatatatatttaactgatacaatttatttatgtttctttagGAGTGCTCAGTAAAGCATGAGGGATAACACTGCATTCACATGGAACAGGAAGCTGTCAGGATATCATCAGAACACCATTTGCTACTGTTTGACTTGCtacttgaaaatattttttgttattgtacGATACAtttctgttgtataatttataaGAGAGATGCAACTGTAGATTGCCATAATTCTAAGTTTTTATTACTTTTGTAGtcttttactgttttatatatctgaaatatactaaactaaataaatgttccTGAAAACTTGAGAAAAAACTGTTATTCATTAACAACATGCCAAATAAGTGTCCTCAGTAGTGTTTTCCCAACATAGGTTTtccaataaatatatttgtagctgTGAtttcatgtggtgtgtgtgtttgcaaagaGAGGCAGTATGCAGGCGCaagtccaaacacacacacacacacacacacacacacacacacacacacacacacacacaacgttaACCAGCACATACACCTAAGAGCAACTACAATGCAATAACCGACATCAAACTGATTTAACAGAGgggtgtatatatacacacacagatcaaggGAAAGAAGAATACTCGTGTAGCGGGGAACACTGCTATCACGGGGGGTGTGGCAACATGTGAGTAAGGAAAGTAAACAGAATGCACATGGTGACagagtacaaaacaaaaaccacatggTGATTAGTGCCTCTTTCTTGCTGTCTGCCAAATAAGCCATGATCAATAATGTCTGTATTCTACCATTTAAAACTGTTGGATGCTGCGTGTTCACTGTAATGTTCTCAGTTTTTGATACATTGCTGGCAGGATTATGGTGCCGGTGGAATTATATATCATAGTGCACAGAAGAACCACCTTTGCACTTGTAGGTTAATGTCTGGCttccaacacacccacacaagacTAATCAGCCAGCAAGTGAGCGAGTAAGAGAGGGATCAatccagttttttgtttgtttgcttgtcttGTACATTACTGATACAACACTCTCATTATCTCTCATTATCACATGCATTTCAAATACCAGCCAACAGGCTGGAAACAACAGCAAAGAGCTAAATAATAGGCtacaatataatattattatatgcGCTAGCTACTATACTAAACAGAGATTAGTCGTGTAGCACTTTCTATTTTTGATAATTGGTTTTGGTCATGCCTTATTTCCTGATTGTTCCCCTGTTGTAGTGAATATTGCAGTATTGAGTAATTTCACCAAGTTGTGTGTAGTAGCATCGTGGTATATTTTAATATCTCTCTCCATGGGTGCCTGCCTACAGTTATCACagctacacatacacattcacaaactcTCCATTAGAATGCATACATCCAAGGCAGATCTATATTATCTATAAATTGACCCTAGTTTACAACTAGTTTCAAATCAGAGGGACAAACAACCTGGACGTTTAAAGAATGAAAGCCCTTCCATCAACATAACAAATATGTCTCTAGATGGGGCTTGAATTCTCACAGAGGTGCAGCTGATGTATCCAAAAACACTACATGTCCAGCTGCCCTCCTTAAAGCATTGTTCATCCTCACTGACCTTTCCTGGGTAGGTGGCTGATTTCTTGCTCAATCTGAGTTTTTGATTCAATTAAATATGAGAGCTATTTCTCTTCAAGTACAAGAAGGTTAATGCAGTCTTGCAACACATTGTCAGATATAATGTTAGACATAGCTGTAATAATTTGTACATTAGGATTTAGCTGAACTCCATTTACAGCTAATTATAAGGGGTGTCCAGCATGTGTCAACAGATACTTGGAAGCAAAAGTGTACCATACAGGaattcttttattttgcatttttgataCAGCTGATACCTTaaataaggaaaaataaaagaaataaaatgtatatagacTGAGACCACCACTGAAGATCTTGGTCGGTGTTTCCACAAGCAAAACTATTACCTGTTGCTGATTTTATGAAATtccaaaaataatatttttacatacTTTCATTAAATTTGAAAAGGTATCCAGACACTTTCACCCTATATCTCCATCAGTTTTACACAACTGAAAGTATGATCAGTGTGGTGGACTTCCTGAAATTCTGAaaattattctaattaaaatgacatcatAAACTACAGAAGGAAAAGACAATCAAAACAAAGTGATGAAATGCCGTCTCATGCAACAATAGCTAAAATCCAAGTGTTTCAAAGAAACTAGCTGGccacatgaaaagaaaaatagaaagtCCTGTAAAGAGGAAGAAGTGCTTTAGAAATTTAGTTCTCTCCTGGGTAAAAATAGGACATGTCCATCCAAGTGCAGGGGAAGCCCTGATCTAAGCGTGTAATGTGGAGTAAGCACCCtcactcagtcagtcagagCACAATAAGGGGTGAGGAATACAAACAGGAGACTGATGCACAAAAAAACTCACATGGGATTTCACCAATTGCAAAACCAAGAACATTGCAATATTTTGTTCAGGCTACGTCAAGAGAAGGTCATTTATGTGGTCAATTATGTGGCAGTCgctttttattttgcttataTCTAAGAaactggtttttgtttttcaccagCAAAAAACGATCAACCTCCTATCCTCCTGCTTAAACACACATATCCCCTATCGCCATACTTGTCACAGTTGGACCAGGCACCCAATCtcagggccacacacacacacacacactgcacttgtACCATTCTCAATCGCCCGATTGCTGATTACATTCatctgttctttgtttgtttcctctCCCTATATAAAGCCCACAAGTGCACTCCTCCAGTGCTGCCTGTTACTTGGCTATCACACCACAAGACCTCCTGCTGCTTCATCACATCTCAGTACTTTCTTCTACCAgctatttatatttctgttttgtttaaacCACCTCACCACTGTTCTTTCTTGTTTCCCTTTTGCCGTCATGGAGAATCAAGAAGCTCCATATCAGCACTCGGTTCTCGTTTCCTACCTCCCAGTGTCACACTACTCTGTTTGTTTAGAGACTTACTGATTTTTGCCTACTGAAAATATTACAACACTTTACATGGCATTAATCATTGCCAAAGAAATTCATCCTCATCAACTGGAAATAAAGAAGCCACATCAGTATTACAGATTGGAAAACTGTAATACTAGATTACATGGAAAATTTGCCTGCACccctcaaaaacaaaacatcacaattCAACTTAACTTGAACACCATTCATTAACCACCTACAGTTAAAAACTATAAGAACAGTATTACAATAACGAATCACACCTAGATATGATCCAAAAAACATATCACACATCTTAGAAATCAAAACACATCCCCCCCTCCGCTTACCACATTTAAAGCACATACTTGGACAtgaacacactgagacacacacacacatcaaataccatttattatcattattattattattattttggatTTACTATGTAAATCAGGTATATTTACATGCATATCGATCAGTTTATATACTATAGTTCTACCATTGATGATATTactatggttttgttttctgttttgttcttcCACCCCTGTTGTGTTATATATGTCCTCCCTCTGCACTGCACACCCTCAGTGATCTGGTAACTATCTATTAGAACTAACAAAGTCTATATAGTCCTTCAGAGAGAAGTGGCTGCTGTTcacaggcaaaaataaataaataaataaaaataatctaagaaaaattatacatttgaatattaaaaaatagaCCTGCTCTGATATactaaaaacatgcataaaccATATTAAACTTAAAGATCATCTTGCATAACCAACCccataaaaggaaaaatgtgtgATATTGGAATGAAAATTCAGCACTTTTGAGTTGCATCAACACAGATAGCTTTGTTTGGACTTATAGGACTGTCAGTAAagtgtgtttgattttttttttaatttcatgaaAAACTTTCGCAAAATTTGATAATGTACATAGAGTGAGGCCACCACTGAAAAGATTGGTCTGGGTTTCCATAATCAGGACTATTACCTGGTGTTGATTTTATGGAATTTCAAAAATTACCTTTCATAAAGGTATTCAGACTAAAACTAAAGCTCCCGCAGTGTTTACACAGTTGAAGTATGAGCCCATACTCAGTGTGGTGGATTTTCTAAAATTCTGAAAATTATTctaatgaaattatttaaattgaaGAAGGAAAAGGCAACTTAAATATGTGATGAAATGCTGCCTCATGCAACAATAACTAAAAGCCAAGTGTTTCCAAGAAACTAGACAGTAacataaaaaaaggaaaccagAAGGTCCTCTCAAGAGGAAGAAGTGCTTCAGAAACTGAAATTGCTCCTAGGCAAAAATCAGATATGTCCATCCAAGTGCAGGGGAAGCCCCAATCTAACCATATAAATCTGGAGTAAGCACCCTCACTCAGTCACTGGCTCAGTCTCCAAGCTGCAGTAAAGATCTCCTTCAAGAGCATCATCAACAACATCTTCAAGAACTCCCAGCAAAATGAAGTCTGCAGCAGCTCTGGTTCTTCTTGCCTGTCTGGTTATTGTCCATGTGCAAGGTAGGCTAATTTCTTATATCCTTATATTTGATTATAGCGCTTTTATTTCTGGAACATTGATGAATAAATCTCTAATAATAGAACAAATTATATGATTCTTTTCTTCTTGCAGGACAGGCCATGAGTAGTGTGAGGAGGTGCTTATGTCAGGGTCCTAGGCTGAATATGGTTCGACCACAAAATATCGACAAGGTGGAAATTTATCCTGCCAGCGCATACTGTGAAAATGTGGAAATCATGTAAGCTGTAAAACAATAGCTCGTATACAGAACAACTCATAGTTTGTCTCATGTTAATAGTCTGATCCAGACTAACCAGt is a window from the Electrophorus electricus isolate fEleEle1 chromosome 9, fEleEle1.pri, whole genome shotgun sequence genome containing:
- the LOC113589567 gene encoding C-X-C motif chemokine 11-6-like, yielding MKSAAALVLLACLVIVHVQGQAMSSVRRCLCQGPRLNMVRPQNIDKVEIYPASAYCENVEIIVTLKKDAGQKCLKPESKFAQNYIKRAIQKRSLQ
- the cxcl20 gene encoding chemokine (C-X-C motif) ligand 20; this translates as MNATTVTLLFLIIFGVTATLCAGSVGGPAERCLCAGTLVPTVKQRNIGKMETFLPSPSCSKTELVITLKRGKRVCLDPDGKQGQTILQRRIEKKPKPGPKKRRGKKQKKHP
- the LOC113589672 gene encoding C-X-C motif chemokine 11-6-like encodes the protein MKFAAALVALACLVIVHVQGHAIDNVTRCLCRGPGLKMVRQQNIVKLEVYSASPYCENVEIIVTLKNVRGQKCLNPESRFAQNYIQRAIQRRSAQ